The DNA segment AGTGTGGCAGTTAATTTCAATGGCACATCTTTGAAGGTACGCGCCAAAGTAAAGTACAAATAAGCCCTGATGGCCAATGCCTCGGAAAGGAAATTTTCCAATTGGACTTGGGTCAAGGTTGGATCCTCATTTTTAACCGCTGGTGCCAAATCAATAACCGTATTGCAATAATTAATGGTTCTATAAAAGATGGACCAGTCAGTCAAATCATTGGATGGAAGAACATTGGTTTCAAAAATATCTCTTTCATCTTCGGTGGCATTGATTCCCTCGACAACCATTCCTCCCCTTAATTCACCGTGCATAAACAAGTATTGGGTCATCGTCAAATCGCCCACGCCAGGAGGCGAGTTCAACAAAGAGGAATAAATCCCAATTACGGCAGCTTGAATATCCTCCTTGGTTTTCCAGAATTCATCACGAACGATTCCATCCTGTGGACGTAAATCTAAATAACTGTCGCACGAACTTGCCGAAACGAAAAGTATAAAGAGGGCTAATATTGTTTTTAGTTTAGTTTGCATAATCAATTATTTTATTTTTTAAAAACGAGTTGTAACACCAAATGTGAGACGTTGTGTAGGTGGTGTTGAAGCATTGTCGATAGCCATACCGAAAGGCCCGGAACTCATGCTCACCTCAGGATCTTGTCCGCGATAATTTGTCCAAGTGTACAAGTTGTCAGCCGTTAGATAAAAACCTAAATCATCCAGATTTAATTTCTTCAACATTTCTTTTCCAAGATTATAACGAAAGGTAACCGAACGAAGACGTAAAAAAGAAGCATCTTCCACATAACGGTCAGAACCCAACCAGTTGTATCCTGCACCATAAACCGCTCTAGGCATATTGGTCTCATCACCCGGATTACGCCATCTATCCAAAACAGCCGTACTTTGATTGCTGTATCCATACATATTGGTCGTTTTCATGTCTGTTCCGTTAACGATGTCATAATTCATGCGGTAGTTAAAGTACAACAATAATCTAAACTGATTGTTGAAGGTAATGTTGGGACCAAATCCCCCTGTGATTTTAGGGTTGCTGTTTCCTAAATACACCACGTCACGGCTGTCGATATTACCATCTTTATTGATGTCCTCATAAATGGCATCTCCAGGTTGGAATACATAATCCGTATTGGGATAATTAAAACGCATCAAGACTTCTTGACCGTTAGGCCCCAGAATAACATCTCCATTGGCGTCTTTGGCCTTTGTTGCTTCAAGGTCTTTATAAACCCCCTTGAATTTATAACCATAAAATGAACCAAAAGGATTGTCCACTTGAAGGAAACGTTTGAATTCTCCGTTTTTATCGGTGTTACCACTTTCAGCTGGGTAAAACTCCGATATCTCCGTAATCATGTTTTCATTGCTGGCAATGTTGAAGTTGAAATCCACCTTCCATTTACCAGATTTATAAGGAGTAGTATTAAGACCTATCTCCCATCCTTGATTTTTCATGTTTCCCGCATTCATATCGGAAATAATGTTGTAACCTGAAAGCGAACTTACCTGAATTTTTGGGTAAAGAAGATCTTCGGTAATGTTTTGATAAAAATCGACATCCAAGGACACACGTTTTTTAAACAGTTGCAAGTTGAACCCAATGTTTTTACCTGTTAAAGTCTCCCAACGCAAATTGGTCAATTCCATATTTATAGGAACAACCCCGTTCATGTCCAAATAGGAAGTTTCGTAATTATCATACACATTAAAATAAAGGTAACTACCTTTAGGTGCCCTGCCTGATTTTCCATAACTCATTCTTAAACTCAAATCATCCACATATTCCAATTTCTCCATGAAGGACTCACCCGAAACCCTCCAACGGGCAGACACGGAAGGAAACAAACCATATCTGTTCTCAGGTCCGAATTTTGAATTACCATCACCACGCAAACCAACATTCACGATATAACGATCCAACAAACCATATTGGGCGCTCAACAATGCCCCTACAGTTCTAGCTTGACTACTGCCGGTAGATAATCCCAAGCCCGATTCTCGTGTTCGCGATGGATTCGACGGATCCGTAAATAGGGACGAAGCCGTATTTGAGGTTAACGCCTTGTACGAAGCATAACGGGAATCATTTGTTTGCAAGGACAAAATAGTCTGCAATGTTTGGTTTTTACCGATGGTTGGTGTATAAACAACGTTTGTTTTTGTAATAATGCTGGAAGCATCACCATCAGAATCAGAAGCCCTGTTCACCACAGTTTCCGTAAAAGGACGTCCGGTGGCATTTTGTGGCAAGAAGTCTTTTGTCTTGGTACTGCTGTAATCAAATTGCACATCAAAGGTGGACAATAATATCTTGGGAATGATATCCACATTCACGTTAAAGTGAGGCGTGATACGCTGATTTATTTGATCGTTAATTGCGAACTCCGCCATGGCGGCCGGATTATAAGTGCCCGAATAAGTACCTTGCACATTTGAAACCGGTGAAAAATAATTTGGAGTAAGTTCTCCCAACGAATCAAATTCATAGAGACTCATGTTTGGCATTTTTACATAGGCAACACCTCTTAATCTGTCCTTGTCGTTATTATCGCTAAAACTATTAACATAATTACGCTTGGTGTAGCTATGGGTATAGGACAAATCCGTTCTAAATTTAATACGACTGGAAACCCTGTAATCCAAGTTCAATCTGGTACTGATTCTTTCCAACCCAGTTCCAATGGTTACCCCTGTGGAATTATAATAGCCCACGGAACTATAGTAACTTGCTTTTTCCCCTCCTCCTTGTAGAGCAAGGTTATGTTCATTCGTCAAACCGATTTGGGTGATGGCATCAATCCAATCGGTGTTTTGACTGTAATTTTTATAATAATAAACATCTTGAGGGTCATACTGGAACTCTTTTACATTCAAAGTATTCAATGGCACCCCATTTCTGTTCATGTATTCTTCTGGAATCAATTGTGAATATTGATCTCCATTCAACATTGGTATAGTAGGAGGCAATTTGGAATAACTTCCTTTATAGGTATAGGTGATTTTTGGAGCACTTACCCCTCCACGCTTGGTGGTAATCAAGATAACCCCACTGGCCGCTTTGGATCCCCAAACCGCTGTTGCTGCAGCATCTTTCAAAATAGTAATCGTTTCAATGTCGGTAGGTGCAATATTCAATAAGGCGGCATAGCCTTGATCATCGGCACTGGCAAAGTTGAAATCTTGTGGGATTTCTGTTTCGTATGGCATACCATCCACCACTACCATAGGTTCAGAAGAACCAGAGATTGAAGAAGTACCACGAATACGAATTTGCATTCCGGCACCTGGATCTCCACTGGTGGCCGTAATATCCACACCGGCCATACGTCCTTGCAAAGCTTCATCAATAGATGCCGCTTGGGTATAGGCCAAATCTGCAGCACTAATCGTAACCGAACTGGTCGTTTTATCTCGATCGGCAATATTCATTAACCCTGAATTACCACCCTTCTTTTCAGCCGTGATAACAATCTCTTTCAATGATTCAGTACTGGAAACCAATTTAACTTTAATCATTTCGCGACCATTGATTGGCACCGTTTGGGATTTATATCCAATGGTTGAAATAAATAACTTGTTGTTGGGATTTTTTACGCGTATGGCAAAATTCCCGTCAATATCCGTAATCACCCCTGTCACGGTACGACCTTCTCCATCTTGTTCTACAATAGTAGCCCCTGGTATGGATAAATTATCGCCTGCATCGACTATCTGGCCTCGCACCAACAAACCTTTGCTTTGAGCCAACGCAGGCAGCGTTGCCAACAAAACGAGGGCTATTGTAAAACTGTAAAATATATTTTTGATTAGTTGTCTCATTTTATTCGGTAAATTTAAGGTAATAGGTAATTGTCCACTAAATGGATTAGGGATCTATCTGCTAGGTTGTTGCTGCTGGCCGGGATAAAATTGGCAGCCGGATTATTTCCTGAATTATCTTTAAATGACAAGGTTGCAGGGGCACTTGTCACTCCAACATAGGTTTTATCACCTTTTGTATCTTTCATCAAGGTTTCTTGTTGCCCTGTTATATTCCCATCATTTGAAATCGTTTTATTATTTATGATATGGAAGCGAATAAAATCGGCAATCAAATCCTTTTCTCCTTGTGATGCCGGATTATTTGATGCAGGAAGTACTTTAGCCGTAACCGCTCTTGCCATTGCCGCTTTATTAGGAATCAAGAAAGTATAAGAACTCCCCAAGGCCACACCCTCAATTTTCCCTGTGGCCGCAGTGTAAATAGTGGAATTTTTCAAATATTGATAAAAAGTATCAAATTCTGGATTGGCAGCCGCTAAACGTGCAATTGCCAAACCTTGCAATTCAATGGAATATTCCGGGAACTTGTCAACATAATACGCAATACCGTTTTGCTGCACTTCCTTGCCTATAACATTGGCAGGAACCCCACCCGGCACAATATCTCCTGCCGCATAAATTTTGTTGTTGCTCCATTTGATGTACTCTCCAGGAAGCTCGTCATCGCCGGTGCGAATAACTCCAGAAGTAGATGCAATATCATCCAACTCCCCATTTGGTGTTTGCACAATGCAATTATAAAAAAGTCGCAACAATCTATTTTTGGCACCAGTACCTGTTTCGACTGCTCCATTTATGGGAGAAACATACCTCCAATAGGAATGTGTGGTATCGAAATCAAAACCAAGAGACCTCAATATGGCATCAGAAGGCAAGAATATGGTGTACTTTTTATTGATGTTGCTAATCATTTCTTTGTAACCGGAACCTTCATTATATATCTTGGTTGCATAAGTATATTTAGGATCCAAATAAGCCGTAGTATAAACACTGTAAAACAAATTTGATTTTTGAACTTTGTTGGCTCCATAAAAGAATCCGTTACTCAACACTTTTTTATCCGTGATGTCGTTGTTAAAATCAAATCTTATTTCCTCGCCCAAACCATTCACATAATCATCTTTCAACGTTGGCCAAACTGCAGATTGTACCATGTGGGCATTAACCAAATCTTGAAAAATATATTTAGGCAATACGTCAATAGAAGGATAATTTTTGAGCAACACTGTATTTATAAAAGTTTGCAAAGGACCATTTTCAGGAACAATCATGGTATAAGCATCCGCTTGTCCATCATTATCTTCCGCCTTTACGTAATTTTCATTGTTAGGTGCAAATTTCAAAGTAGCATCATACATTTTTACAAAAACATCATCCGATTTCTTGGTATAATTACGATAAGTAGTGGTAGCCGTTTGATTAAAAACATAAGTAACCAAATTCTTTTCCATAAGACTGTGAAACAGACTGTAATTTGAGTTTTGTTCCAGATACTGGTCGATATTCACGGGAGGAAGATTTACTTTATCCAACTCATGAATAAGTCCATTTTCAGCGATAATATCGGCCTCGGCGACTTTTGAATCCAAAACATTGAATTCCGTGTATTCAACACCAGGATAGAAATAATTGAAATCAAGAGCACTCAAGCGTTTCGACGCAAAATGCTCATCGGTGAAATAAGTGACATACTTATTGTTGTTGTCTCCAGAAACATAGGGGGTAAAACCGTTACGGTTCATACCCACAATCACTTTTGGCTCACCATTTATGATTTTATCCTGAAAACCGTCATAATATGCGGTTCTTCTTCGATAAGCAACATCTACTACCCATCCTTTACTAGATTGATAATCCGAAAGCTGCTCCTTACGAAAACCATTATATATAAGTGCATATTTCACGATTTTACCAGCAGTAATTGAATCTACTTTGCTGGCATCCGAAAACCCTTTTTCTTGAAAAAACTTGGCAAAAGCCGCATCATTGGGAGCCATCATCGTCCAATATCCTGATTTACTCAAGATATCTTTATAACCTGCCTTTGCTATTAGAGTTGTCAGGCTTTTAAAATTACCACGCGCCTCCAATTGTTGGTAAATTGGATCTTCAAGACCAGCTGGACGCTCATAGTACGGATCCAACTCTTGACTACAACTGGCAAAAAGGGCCAGTAGCGGAAGGACAAATAAATAATAGTGTAGTTTCTTCTTCATTATGGATTAACTTAAAAATTGTTAACAAATGTTTATACTTATTTTAACTGTTTTATGATAGTTTAACATTTCCAAATTTATGCCTTAGTATCACTACCTCTATCCTGCTCTATCCTGTTTTTTTATGTATTACAAAAAAAAAAGTCGATTAAAATATTAATTCCACAATGTATCAACTGTTATTACCACAATAGCAAAACCCTTGTATTTATTAGGATTCAGCCACAATCTCCTTTCAATTTTTGAAAATAAAAATAGCCCTTACTTAGTTTAACATATATTTTGTAATTTAAGAAATCAAACATTATACATAAAGGAATTACAATTTTGAAGCTTATCAGAAGTAAAACCATACCTTATTAATAGTTTTAATACTACGGAAATATTGCAAACCTATTTCAAATCGAATTTTTTAGACCCAAAAGCCCCACTGGTTCCATCTTTGCTTATCAAATTAAGCTTACTTCAATTACAATCATAAAAAAACTCCTTGCACTTATTTCAAGGTTTAAGGAGTTGTCTAATTATTTCTTTTTACTTAGACCTGACAGGTTTTAAAAAAATCTGTCAGGTCTATAAATCGAATTCTGTTCATCGTTTTTTTTTACCTAAATGTTGTTGATGACAATCCTTCATATGAAAATAAATTGGCCGCAGCCAGATTATTGTACCATTTTGAGCTGGACTTGAATTCCAACTTGATCATTTCCTTTGGCGAAGCCCAACCCCAAATTTTCACTTTCTCGTTTCTTTGCAAGACCATTCCATTGCTGATTAATCTAGGCAATTTAATTTGGGAAATCATTTCATGCAACGGAATGAAAATCAGAACAATTAATGCTATTTGAAATTTATTCTTTTAGATTTTTTATACCTATTTTACGGCAACTACAACTTCAGCCATTTTAGGAGCTCCCAATTCGAAACTTTTTTTCATCGGACTGGAACCACCCACATATATTTTGAAGTCTCCCGACTCTATAATTCTGGAACCATCATTTTTTACCATTTCGAATGCTTTGGGAGTCAGCTGAAAGGAAACTTCGGTAGATTCTCCGGGTTCCAATGTGATTCTCTTTATATTCGTCAATTGAAAATTGGGCACAACAACCGAAGCCTCCAAATCAGAAACATACAATTGCACCACTTCATCTGATTTCACTTTGCCCGAATTGGTCACTTTTACTGAAACGCTGAGATTGTCTTTTCTGGAAATTGTTTTTGACGAAACTTTGGCTTCGCCATAAACAAAATTGGTATAACTTAATCCAAACCCAAAGGGATATAATGGCTCTACATTCAAATATTTATAAGTTCTTCCTTTCATCGAATAATCTTCAAAAGGGGGCAGTTGGTCTAAAGATTTAGGGAATGTAATCGGCAACTTTCCAGAAGGCGATATTTTTCCAAAAACAACATCCGCAACAGCAGTTCCTCCTTCTTCGCCGGGATACCAAACGAGCAATACAGCATCGGCCAATTCTTGAACTTCCGCAAGATTCATCGGGCTTCCGCCAGTAATTACGGCTACAATCGGTTTTTTGTTGTTGGGGTCTTTATCGGCAGTTATTCTTAATTCTTTCAAATAATTGATTTGATTTTGAGGTAAATCATAGTCCAATCTGTCTCCAGCCGTTGAAGAATCCAACGAATCTCCTTCTTCCCCTTCTATTGTGCTCGAAACACCCAATACTACAATGGTCACATTACTGTCACCAGCATTTCCGGTAGCATAATTTATGGGATTTATGGATTTTTGATTCAGCATTGCTCCCAATCTGTATTGCAATTGACTGGCCGGACTTATTGAAGCCGTAATGCCTTCGAGAATAGTAACCATATTAGGGTTTATTCCATAATAATTTCCTAAAAGCACTTCTATACTAGCAGCATTTGGCCCAGTGACAAAATATTTGGAAAGGTCATTTTTTAAAGGTAAAACTCCATTGTTTTTCAATAAGACCATACTTTTTTGAGCTACTTCCCTAGCCAAAACTCTATGAGATTCACTATTTACAACATTTGATGGAATAGCATCATAAGGATTGCTGCCCATTGGATCAAACAAACCCAATTTGAACCTTATTTTTAACAAAATTGCCAACTGATTGTCGATTTCTTTTTCCGTAATCAACCCCTCTTTGACCGCTTGAGGCAAGGCTTTGTAGGAGCTTCCACAATTGAGACTCACACCACTTTTTACCACTAATGCTGCGGCCTCGGCTTCAGTTTTAACCGTTCCGTGTCCTCCTTTGTCTTTGGGAATATAAAAATCGTCTATCGCTCCACAATCCGTTACTATATGTCCTTTAAAATTCCATTTTTTTAACAAAACATCCGAAATCAGGTATTTATTGGCACAACAAGGTTCGCCATCGGCACTGTTGTAAGCACACATAACCGATTCCACTTTGGCTTCGACCTATGCTTGAAATGCCGGCAAATAGGTTTCCCAAAGGTCCTTTTGTGAGACTTCGGCATTGAATTCGTGACGCAATTTTTCTGGTCCACTATGCACGGCATAATGTTTGGCGCAAGCCGCAGTTTTCAAATAATTGGTATTATCTCCCTGCAACCCTTTTACGAATGCGGCTCCAATGCTGGCGGTCAGAAAAGGATCTTCGCCATAGGTTTCCTGACCACGACCCCATCGAGGATCTCGGAAAATATTGATGTTTGGAGTCCAAAAAGTCAATCCACCGTATTGTTTGTTATAGCCTTTGGCTTTTGCAACATTGTGCATTGCTCGGGCTTCATCAGAAATTGCAGTCGAAACCCTGAATGCCAAATCCGAATCGAAAGTGGCTCCTAGTCCAATCGCTTGAGGAAAAACGGTTGCAACTCCCGAACGCCCCACGCCATGAAGTGCTTCATTCCAATAATCATAAGGCACAATGTTTAATCGCTTAATTTCAGGAGTACCATTCATCATTTGATCCGATTTTTCTTCTAAAGTTAATCTTGAAATCAAGTCCTTAATTCTTGCATCAATAGAAAGTGATGGATTATTAAAAGGCATAGCCTGATTTTTTTTGTCAACTGTTTGACTCCTGATTGGAAGAATAGCGAACAATAAAAAAAAAAGTGTTATTTTTTTTAAAAGAGTATCCATAGTTAAATATTTCTTGTTTTTTAAGTTTTATTTTACGAATATAAAAAAAATACTGTAAAATTTTTTTATTATGTTTCAATGTTTTACTTTTACGCAACCGATTGCAAATGTAAATAAAAAACGGTATAATTATTAAATCCAGAAAAAAATACAGCTTAAAAACTTATGATTCCATATATTTCCTCTTTATTTAAAAATGGTTTTACTATCATAAAAAACAAACAACAAAATATGAATCGTTTACCCTATCTATACATCCTGCTGCTATTGCCCATATTGATGATCTCCCATGACGGATTAGCGCAAGAGGATTATAAATTATGGCTCCAATATTCAAAAATTCAAGATTCGAAACTAGCATCCCAATACCAATCCGAAATTAATGGAATTTTTGCCTTGGGCAATTCCGAAACCATTCAAGTCGCTTCAAAAGAGTTACAATTGGGACTTTCCGGTTTGTTGGGGAATAAAATCACTGTTCAGCAAAATTCGGACAGTGAAAATATTTTAATTTTTGGTTCCAAATCTTCTTTGAACACAGACATTCTCAGCAGCTTACAAAATGAATTTGAGCAAATTAATAACGAAGGCTACCTTATTAAAACCATTTCATTAAAAAACAAAAACCACATCCTCATTGCTGGAAAAACCGATGTTGGGGTTCTGTATGGCGTTTATCATTTTTTAAGATTACTCCAAACCAATTCCTCAATCGAAAATCTAAACATCGTCGATTCTCCAAAAATAAATGTTCGAATACTCAATCATTGGGACAATCTAAATCGAACCGTCGAACGTGGTTACGCTGGTTTTTCGCTCTGGAATTGGCAAAAGCTCCCCGATTTTATCGACCAACGCTACATCGATTATGCTCGCGCCAATGCTTCGATTGGCATCAACGGTACGGTTTTGAATAATGTAAATGCCAATGCATTGATTCTTACTCCCCAGTATTTAGAAAAAGTGGAAGCCTTGGCCAAAACGTTTAGACCTTATGGTATCAAAGTGTATTTAACAGCACGATTTTCGGCTCCAATAGAAATTGGCAGATTAAAAACTGCCGATCCATATGATACTGCAGTACAAAATTGGTGGAAAGAAAAAGCGGCAGCAATTTACAAAAGGATTCCCGATTTTGGTGGATTCTTGGTCAAAGCCAATTCCGAAGGACAACCAGGTCCGCAAAATTACGGACGAAACCACGTTGACGGTGCCAATATGCTGGCCGATGCCGTGGCTCCTTTTGGTGGAATCGTGATGTGGAGAGCCTTTGTATAC comes from the Flavobacterium limnophilum genome and includes:
- a CDS encoding fasciclin domain-containing protein, with amino-acid sequence MKKKLHYYLFVLPLLALFASCSQELDPYYERPAGLEDPIYQQLEARGNFKSLTTLIAKAGYKDILSKSGYWTMMAPNDAAFAKFFQEKGFSDASKVDSITAGKIVKYALIYNGFRKEQLSDYQSSKGWVVDVAYRRRTAYYDGFQDKIINGEPKVIVGMNRNGFTPYVSGDNNNKYVTYFTDEHFASKRLSALDFNYFYPGVEYTEFNVLDSKVAEADIIAENGLIHELDKVNLPPVNIDQYLEQNSNYSLFHSLMEKNLVTYVFNQTATTTYRNYTKKSDDVFVKMYDATLKFAPNNENYVKAEDNDGQADAYTMIVPENGPLQTFINTVLLKNYPSIDVLPKYIFQDLVNAHMVQSAVWPTLKDDYVNGLGEEIRFDFNNDITDKKVLSNGFFYGANKVQKSNLFYSVYTTAYLDPKYTYATKIYNEGSGYKEMISNINKKYTIFLPSDAILRSLGFDFDTTHSYWRYVSPINGAVETGTGAKNRLLRLFYNCIVQTPNGELDDIASTSGVIRTGDDELPGEYIKWSNNKIYAAGDIVPGGVPANVIGKEVQQNGIAYYVDKFPEYSIELQGLAIARLAAANPEFDTFYQYLKNSTIYTAATGKIEGVALGSSYTFLIPNKAAMARAVTAKVLPASNNPASQGEKDLIADFIRFHIINNKTISNDGNITGQQETLMKDTKGDKTYVGVTSAPATLSFKDNSGNNPAANFIPASSNNLADRSLIHLVDNYLLP
- a CDS encoding glycoside hydrolase family 3 C-terminal domain-containing protein codes for the protein MGSNPYDAIPSNVVNSESHRVLAREVAQKSMVLLKNNGVLPLKNDLSKYFVTGPNAASIEVLLGNYYGINPNMVTILEGITASISPASQLQYRLGAMLNQKSINPINYATGNAGDSNVTIVVLGVSSTIEGEEGDSLDSSTAGDRLDYDLPQNQINYLKELRITADKDPNNKKPIVAVITGGSPMNLAEVQELADAVLLVWYPGEEGGTAVADVVFGKISPSGKLPITFPKSLDQLPPFEDYSMKGRTYKYLNVEPLYPFGFGLSYTNFVYGEAKVSSKTISRKDNLSVSVKVTNSGKVKSDEVVQLYVSDLEASVVVPNFQLTNIKRITLEPGESTEVSFQLTPKAFEMVKNDGSRIIESGDFKIYVGGSSPMKKSFELGAPKMAEVVVAVK
- a CDS encoding SusC/RagA family TonB-linked outer membrane protein, translated to MRQLIKNIFYSFTIALVLLATLPALAQSKGLLVRGQIVDAGDNLSIPGATIVEQDGEGRTVTGVITDIDGNFAIRVKNPNNKLFISTIGYKSQTVPINGREMIKVKLVSSTESLKEIVITAEKKGGNSGLMNIADRDKTTSSVTISAADLAYTQAASIDEALQGRMAGVDITATSGDPGAGMQIRIRGTSSISGSSEPMVVVDGMPYETEIPQDFNFASADDQGYAALLNIAPTDIETITILKDAAATAVWGSKAASGVILITTKRGGVSAPKITYTYKGSYSKLPPTIPMLNGDQYSQLIPEEYMNRNGVPLNTLNVKEFQYDPQDVYYYKNYSQNTDWIDAITQIGLTNEHNLALQGGGEKASYYSSVGYYNSTGVTIGTGLERISTRLNLDYRVSSRIKFRTDLSYTHSYTKRNYVNSFSDNNDKDRLRGVAYVKMPNMSLYEFDSLGELTPNYFSPVSNVQGTYSGTYNPAAMAEFAINDQINQRITPHFNVNVDIIPKILLSTFDVQFDYSSTKTKDFLPQNATGRPFTETVVNRASDSDGDASSIITKTNVVYTPTIGKNQTLQTILSLQTNDSRYASYKALTSNTASSLFTDPSNPSRTRESGLGLSTGSSQARTVGALLSAQYGLLDRYIVNVGLRGDGNSKFGPENRYGLFPSVSARWRVSGESFMEKLEYVDDLSLRMSYGKSGRAPKGSYLYFNVYDNYETSYLDMNGVVPINMELTNLRWETLTGKNIGFNLQLFKKRVSLDVDFYQNITEDLLYPKIQVSSLSGYNIISDMNAGNMKNQGWEIGLNTTPYKSGKWKVDFNFNIASNENMITEISEFYPAESGNTDKNGEFKRFLQVDNPFGSFYGYKFKGVYKDLEATKAKDANGDVILGPNGQEVLMRFNYPNTDYVFQPGDAIYEDINKDGNIDSRDVVYLGNSNPKITGGFGPNITFNNQFRLLLYFNYRMNYDIVNGTDMKTTNMYGYSNQSTAVLDRWRNPGDETNMPRAVYGAGYNWLGSDRYVEDASFLRLRSVTFRYNLGKEMLKKLNLDDLGFYLTADNLYTWTNYRGQDPEVSMSSGPFGMAIDNASTPPTQRLTFGVTTRF